A window of Brevibacterium ihuae contains these coding sequences:
- a CDS encoding CGNR zinc finger domain-containing protein, whose product MSLTHEVRTNLLMLVDLVNSGRPGVEELPDPEALAAFTARHGFTGTLTGTEVELERVREVRSEFTTVFDADSVESVAALVNATIQRCNALPQLVIHDGWGWHLHAVAQTAPISDRIAIDSALVLVDLIREEELSRLQRCAAEDCDGVFVDFSRNRSKRYCDLGNCANRTHVAAYRRRQESVDA is encoded by the coding sequence ATGTCACTCACCCACGAAGTGCGGACCAATCTGCTCATGCTCGTCGACCTGGTCAACAGCGGCCGACCGGGCGTCGAGGAGCTGCCCGACCCCGAAGCGCTCGCCGCGTTCACCGCGCGGCACGGGTTCACCGGCACCCTGACCGGGACGGAGGTCGAGCTCGAACGGGTGCGCGAGGTGCGCTCGGAGTTCACCACGGTGTTCGATGCGGACTCCGTCGAATCCGTCGCGGCGCTCGTCAACGCCACCATCCAGCGGTGCAATGCGCTGCCGCAGCTCGTCATCCACGACGGCTGGGGCTGGCACCTCCACGCCGTGGCCCAGACCGCCCCGATCTCCGACCGGATCGCCATCGACTCCGCCCTCGTCCTCGTCGATCTCATCCGCGAGGAGGAGCTCTCGCGCCTCCAGCGGTGCGCCGCCGAGGACTGCGACGGCGTGTTCGTCGACTTCTCCCGCAACCGCTCGAAGCGCTACTGCGACCTCGGCAACTGCGCCAACCGGACCCACGTCGCCGCCTACCGCAGGCGCCAGGAGTCCGTCGACGCCTGA
- the pdxH gene encoding pyridoxamine 5'-phosphate oxidase, with the protein MTDDRSSLSALAGQRVEYGSRGGAAAGTDPFALFTQWFREAQDEIGEANAMLLATAAADGPDARIVLLKGFAPAGFTFFTNYGSAKGRQIAADPRVALVFPWHGMHRQVRVQGIAERTSAAESDAYFAQRPRGAQIGARASRQSQPVASREAMQEAYDRVAAEFADTAVPRPAEWGGYRVAVHRIEFWQGQANRFHDRFAYTAVQGPAALDEAGDWTLTRLDP; encoded by the coding sequence ATGACCGATGACCGCTCATCCCTGTCCGCGCTCGCCGGGCAGCGCGTGGAATACGGCTCCCGCGGCGGGGCCGCCGCCGGAACCGACCCGTTCGCCCTCTTCACCCAGTGGTTTCGCGAGGCGCAGGACGAGATCGGCGAGGCCAATGCGATGCTGCTCGCCACCGCCGCGGCGGACGGGCCCGACGCCCGCATCGTGCTCCTCAAGGGGTTCGCGCCCGCCGGATTCACCTTCTTCACCAACTACGGCTCCGCCAAGGGCCGTCAGATCGCGGCGGACCCCCGCGTCGCACTCGTCTTCCCCTGGCACGGAATGCACCGCCAGGTGCGGGTGCAGGGGATCGCGGAGCGCACCTCGGCCGCGGAGTCCGACGCCTACTTCGCGCAGCGCCCGCGCGGGGCCCAGATCGGAGCCCGCGCCTCCCGTCAGTCGCAGCCCGTGGCCTCGCGGGAGGCGATGCAGGAGGCCTACGACCGGGTCGCCGCGGAGTTCGCCGACACCGCCGTCCCGCGCCCCGCCGAATGGGGCGGCTACCGGGTGGCGGTGCACCGGATCGAGTTCTGGCAGGGACAGGCCAACCGGTTCCACGACCGGTTCGCCTACACCGCCGTGCAGGGGCCGGCCGCGCTCGACGAGGCGGGCGACTGGACCCTCACCCGCCTCGACCCCTGA
- a CDS encoding aldehyde dehydrogenase family protein yields the protein MTDTTVPAYGPDAEFDNWIAGRWVGSDDRSANVNPSDTSDVLGRFARADASTVEQAIAAAREALPAWSTGPVQQRFDILDAAGTALKERAGELGELLAREEGKQIAEATAEVTRAAQIFKFFAGETLRNTGEIVESVRPGLTVEMTHEPVGVVGIVTPWNFPIAIPAWKIAPALAYGNTVVFKPAELVPASAHELVRILVDAGLPAGVLNLVMGPGRVVGDAISGSSDVDAVTFTGSVGVGEGVIANASAAGSKVQCEMGGKNPLVVLGDADLDAAVDAAVTGAFFSTGQRCTASSRLIVTADIHDEFVARVKERIDAFVVGDARDAATTMGPVVSRSQFDTDRKYLEIAASEGGTVHGGAVVDTGTDGYFLAPALVTDTTEDMTINREEVFGPVASVIRVADYDEALAVANRTSFGLSSGIFTTSLARAAHFKRHSNAGMVMVNAPTAGVDYHTSFGGRKGSSYGPREQGRAAREFFTVHKTAYINAG from the coding sequence ATGACCGACACGACCGTTCCCGCCTACGGACCCGACGCCGAGTTCGACAACTGGATCGCCGGCCGCTGGGTCGGCAGCGACGACCGCAGTGCGAACGTCAACCCCTCCGACACCTCCGACGTGCTCGGCCGCTTCGCGCGGGCCGATGCGAGCACCGTGGAGCAGGCGATCGCCGCCGCCCGGGAGGCGCTGCCCGCCTGGTCGACCGGGCCCGTGCAGCAGCGCTTCGACATCCTCGACGCCGCCGGCACCGCGCTCAAGGAGAGGGCGGGCGAGCTCGGCGAGCTCCTCGCCCGCGAGGAGGGCAAGCAGATCGCGGAGGCCACCGCCGAGGTCACCCGCGCCGCCCAGATCTTCAAGTTCTTCGCCGGCGAGACCCTGCGCAACACCGGGGAGATCGTCGAGTCGGTGCGGCCCGGCCTCACCGTCGAGATGACGCACGAGCCGGTGGGCGTCGTCGGGATCGTCACCCCGTGGAACTTCCCCATCGCGATCCCCGCGTGGAAGATCGCCCCGGCGCTCGCCTACGGCAACACCGTGGTGTTCAAGCCCGCCGAGCTCGTCCCGGCGAGCGCCCACGAGCTCGTCCGGATCCTCGTCGACGCCGGACTGCCCGCCGGCGTCCTCAACCTCGTCATGGGTCCCGGCCGCGTGGTCGGCGACGCGATCTCCGGGTCTTCCGACGTCGACGCGGTGACCTTCACCGGCTCGGTCGGGGTCGGGGAGGGCGTCATCGCCAACGCCTCGGCGGCGGGATCGAAGGTGCAGTGCGAGATGGGCGGCAAGAACCCGCTCGTCGTGCTCGGCGACGCCGACCTCGACGCCGCGGTCGACGCCGCGGTCACCGGCGCGTTCTTCTCCACCGGCCAGCGGTGCACGGCCTCGAGCCGGCTCATCGTCACCGCCGACATCCACGACGAGTTCGTCGCCCGGGTCAAGGAGAGGATCGACGCCTTCGTCGTCGGCGACGCCCGCGACGCGGCGACGACGATGGGCCCCGTGGTGTCCCGGTCGCAGTTCGACACCGACCGGAAGTACCTCGAGATTGCAGCCTCCGAGGGCGGCACCGTGCACGGGGGAGCGGTCGTCGACACCGGCACGGACGGCTATTTCCTCGCACCCGCGCTCGTCACCGACACCACCGAGGACATGACGATCAACCGCGAGGAGGTGTTCGGTCCCGTCGCCTCGGTCATCCGGGTGGCCGACTACGACGAGGCGCTGGCCGTGGCCAACCGGACGTCCTTCGGGCTGTCCTCGGGGATCTTCACCACCTCGCTCGCTCGCGCCGCGCACTTCAAGCGCCACTCGAACGCCGGCATGGTCATGGTCAACGCACCGACCGCCGGCGTGGACTACCACACGTCCTTCGGCGGCCGGAAGGGATCGAGCTACGGCCCGCGCGAGCAGGGTCGTGCCGCACGCGAGTTCTTCACCGTGCACAAGACCGCGTACATCAACGCCGGGTGA
- a CDS encoding DUF456 domain-containing protein: MDTTTVDVITTVLAGAAILVGCVGIVVPVLPGSILIAIAALIWALVLGSAPVWVAFAVVVVLVAIGMSASLVLTGRRLKAKQVPNSSLVIGGLLAVVGFFVIPVVGLLVGFVAGLYLAEYLRVREARTAWDSSWAAIKAAGIGIVVEFSCAAVAAGAFAAGTIAHFMF, from the coding sequence GTGGACACGACGACCGTCGACGTCATCACCACCGTGCTCGCCGGCGCGGCGATCCTCGTCGGCTGCGTCGGCATCGTCGTCCCCGTGCTTCCGGGTTCGATCCTCATCGCGATCGCGGCGCTCATCTGGGCGCTCGTCCTCGGCAGCGCCCCGGTGTGGGTCGCCTTCGCCGTCGTCGTCGTGCTCGTCGCGATCGGGATGAGCGCCTCGCTCGTCCTCACCGGCCGGCGCCTCAAGGCCAAGCAGGTGCCGAACTCCTCGCTCGTCATCGGCGGACTGCTCGCCGTCGTCGGGTTCTTCGTCATCCCCGTCGTCGGTCTGCTCGTCGGCTTCGTCGCGGGCCTCTACCTCGCGGAATACCTGCGGGTGCGCGAGGCGCGCACCGCCTGGGACTCGAGCTGGGCGGCGATCAAGGCCGCCGGCATCGGGATCGTCGTCGAGTTCAGCTGTGCGGCGGTCGCGGCCGGGGCGTTCGCCGCCGGCACGATCGCCCACTTCATGTTCTGA
- a CDS encoding cold-shock protein → MPTGRVKWFDTDKGFGFITADDGEQVFLHSTALPDGAEVKQGTRLDFDIVDGRKGKQVLKARLIETPAVKRMRRDPEKTAMMIEDVIRLLDDTSNGLRKGRYPDSGHSHKVAEVLRAIADDLEG, encoded by the coding sequence ATGCCGACCGGACGAGTCAAATGGTTCGACACCGACAAGGGCTTCGGATTCATCACCGCCGACGACGGGGAACAGGTGTTCCTCCACTCCACCGCGCTGCCGGACGGCGCCGAGGTCAAGCAGGGCACCCGCCTCGACTTCGACATCGTCGACGGGCGCAAGGGCAAGCAGGTGCTCAAGGCCCGGCTCATCGAGACCCCGGCGGTCAAGCGCATGCGCCGTGATCCGGAGAAGACCGCGATGATGATCGAGGACGTCATCCGCCTCCTCGACGACACCTCGAACGGCCTCCGCAAGGGCCGTTATCCCGACAGCGGGCATTCGCATAAGGTGGCAGAGGTACTGCGCGCCATCGCCGACGACCTGGAGGGCTGA
- a CDS encoding EamA family transporter, whose protein sequence is MKQQVYLGLGLTLLSSFLFAASGPVAKAMYAVGWTPGAVVLLRLLGCAIVLAVPTLIAMRGRWGAVVEHWRTVVLYGVVAMVGVQLLYFLAVEHLTVAVALLLEMTAPLMIVFWLWMRTGVRPAPATFAGMVAAMAGLVLVLDPRGADLHVGAVLLALGAAVCLCAYFLIGAKSDIGIPPVALTGLGMGVGAGTMLLLWPTGILDFTFTAAPVDLGGASVPWWAAVGLLVAATAGAYLTGVMGLRLIGATVSSFVNLTEVPFSVVVAWFVLAELPGFVQLIGGVCIIAGVVLIKLGEDRAPVREVVVDDVAPRTEELRLVS, encoded by the coding sequence ATGAAGCAGCAGGTCTATCTGGGTCTCGGACTGACCCTCCTGTCGTCGTTCCTGTTCGCCGCGTCCGGCCCGGTCGCCAAGGCGATGTACGCGGTCGGCTGGACCCCGGGGGCGGTGGTGCTCCTCCGGCTGCTCGGCTGCGCGATCGTGCTCGCTGTCCCCACCCTCATCGCGATGCGCGGCCGCTGGGGCGCGGTGGTCGAGCACTGGCGCACCGTCGTCCTCTACGGCGTCGTCGCGATGGTCGGCGTGCAGCTCCTCTACTTCCTCGCCGTCGAGCACCTCACCGTCGCCGTCGCGCTGCTGCTCGAGATGACCGCGCCGCTGATGATCGTGTTCTGGCTGTGGATGCGGACCGGCGTGCGCCCGGCCCCGGCGACCTTCGCCGGCATGGTCGCCGCGATGGCCGGGCTCGTCCTCGTCCTCGACCCGCGCGGAGCGGACCTCCACGTCGGCGCCGTCCTGCTCGCGCTCGGTGCCGCGGTGTGCCTGTGCGCGTACTTCCTCATCGGCGCCAAGTCCGACATCGGCATCCCGCCCGTCGCCCTCACCGGACTCGGCATGGGCGTGGGCGCGGGCACCATGCTCCTCCTGTGGCCCACCGGGATCCTCGACTTCACCTTCACCGCCGCTCCCGTCGACCTCGGCGGGGCGAGCGTGCCGTGGTGGGCGGCGGTCGGCCTCCTCGTGGCGGCGACCGCCGGCGCCTACCTCACCGGCGTCATGGGCCTGCGCCTCATCGGCGCGACGGTGTCGAGCTTCGTCAACCTCACCGAGGTGCCGTTCTCCGTCGTCGTTGCCTGGTTCGTGCTCGCCGAGCTGCCCGGCTTCGTGCAGCTCATCGGCGGCGTGTGCATCATCGCCGGCGTCGTCCTCATCAAGCTCGGCGAGGACCGGGCGCCGGTGCGCGAGGTCGTCGTCGACGACGTCGCGCCGCGCACCGAGGAGCTCCGACTCGTGAGCTGA
- the serC gene encoding phosphoserine transaminase has translation MNAEQTVKIPSELLPADGRFGSGPARIRPAQLEALQKLGVEVMGTSHRQAPVKNLVGRIRTGITELFDLPSGYEVVLGNGGSTVFWDVAAFGLVRERAAHAAFGEFGAKFAKATRTAPHLADSAITEVEPGTGAVPTAVEGADVYAWPHNETSTGVATTIARPTGIDEDALVVVDATSAAGGLPVDIRETDVYYFAPQKNMGSDGGLWLAIMSPRAIARAHEIKDSGRWIPASLDLVTAIENSAKNQTYNTPAVATLALLAEQIEWINGNGGLAWATERTRRASDAVYAWAEENPVASPFVADPADRSAVVCTVDFADDVDAAAIAKILRANGIVDVEPYRKLGRNQLRIATFVSVDPDDVTALLGCIDYVLSALGR, from the coding sequence ATGAACGCAGAGCAGACCGTGAAGATCCCGTCCGAACTCCTCCCGGCAGACGGGCGCTTCGGCTCCGGCCCGGCCCGGATCCGCCCCGCCCAGCTCGAGGCCCTGCAGAAGCTCGGCGTCGAGGTCATGGGGACCTCGCACCGCCAGGCCCCGGTGAAGAACCTCGTCGGGCGCATCCGCACCGGGATCACCGAGCTCTTCGACCTGCCCAGCGGGTACGAGGTCGTGCTCGGCAACGGCGGCTCCACGGTCTTCTGGGACGTCGCCGCCTTCGGCCTCGTCCGCGAGCGCGCCGCCCATGCGGCGTTCGGCGAGTTCGGCGCGAAGTTCGCCAAGGCCACCCGGACCGCTCCGCACCTCGCCGACTCGGCAATCACCGAGGTCGAGCCCGGCACCGGCGCGGTGCCGACAGCGGTCGAGGGGGCCGATGTCTACGCGTGGCCGCACAACGAGACCTCGACCGGCGTGGCGACGACGATCGCACGGCCGACCGGGATCGACGAGGACGCCCTCGTCGTCGTCGACGCCACCTCCGCGGCCGGCGGGCTGCCCGTCGACATCCGCGAGACCGACGTCTACTACTTCGCCCCGCAGAAGAACATGGGCTCCGACGGCGGCCTGTGGCTCGCGATCATGTCCCCGCGCGCGATCGCGCGCGCCCACGAGATCAAGGACTCCGGCCGGTGGATCCCGGCCTCGCTCGACCTCGTCACAGCGATCGAGAACTCGGCGAAGAACCAGACGTACAACACCCCGGCGGTGGCCACGCTCGCGCTGCTCGCCGAGCAGATCGAATGGATCAACGGCAACGGAGGGCTGGCGTGGGCGACCGAGCGCACCCGGCGCGCCTCGGACGCGGTCTACGCGTGGGCCGAGGAGAACCCGGTCGCCTCCCCGTTCGTCGCCGATCCGGCCGACCGCTCGGCCGTCGTGTGCACGGTCGACTTCGCCGACGACGTCGACGCCGCGGCGATCGCGAAGATCCTCCGCGCCAACGGCATCGTCGACGTCGAGCCCTATCGCAAGCTCGGCCGCAACCAGCTGCGGATCGCGACCTTCGTGTCGGTCGATCCCGACGATGTCACGGCGCTCCTCGGCTGCATCGACTACGTGCTCAGCGCCCTCGGCAGGTGA
- a CDS encoding helicase-associated domain-containing protein — translation MPQLISFASWLARAEDSWFVALCEARPDLLRTDTPDVRALAARAASRAAVAAAVESLDTPALRALHRAAVAARVDPAVPGAELGADPAALRRLLELGLVWPARAADVATPLDAASYRIHAEVVGLLPTSAADRAQEIPWLTGEAPAPAPAVRIPGPLVANAQAAAVSGVLAGVLSVLDAVDDDPPSQLTSGGIGKREVQVRARAARLEVPHATFLLELAGAADLLGVGGSDLDPQWLPTAEYDAFMELDSAEAYGRLLRTWLTGTVDTTHVLAGRTGRGERVHSLTAAAGRGRLNPYAGFPSALPQLPYLKHLVLSALLSAIPDDDPQPAAAEPAHDDGSPAAHAVAFPALLARLRWERPLAAALSEDTLAQVLREAQALGLVCSPLGDPHAHGLTAFGRLTAAALAAAMEHAAAPAGYEPGRVDLGTELLPRIAAALPEPRTTVLVQSDLTAVAAGPVAPRLHAELDDIATVEARGQGTVYRFTSESVARALQRGRSAADVLAFIERISSTGVPQPLRYLVEEEAARLRRVQVAAARAVLVVDRPDDLDPLLADPLLAGAGLERVAPTVAVAAVSRDRLAALLAAAGQPTVTHGRASTTRQRASRRRAPTAVTRTSLRVPDAERAAFIDGLRRSRFAAPGADGGTGDDSPLGVLDVLREARAAGRTIDVDVVAADGTRRRLALTPTQITAGRVRGIRRASGRDTEIALAVSRIAAATPHPAEPAGSDAPVRGAG, via the coding sequence ATGCCGCAGCTCATCTCCTTCGCCTCCTGGCTCGCCCGTGCCGAGGACTCCTGGTTCGTCGCCCTGTGCGAGGCCCGGCCCGATCTCCTGCGCACCGACACCCCCGATGTCCGGGCGCTCGCCGCCCGCGCGGCGTCCCGGGCCGCCGTCGCCGCCGCGGTGGAATCCCTCGACACCCCCGCGCTGCGCGCCCTCCATCGCGCCGCGGTCGCCGCGCGCGTCGACCCCGCGGTGCCCGGTGCGGAGCTCGGTGCCGATCCCGCGGCACTGCGCCGCCTGCTCGAGCTCGGCCTCGTCTGGCCGGCCCGCGCGGCCGACGTCGCGACCCCGCTCGACGCCGCGTCCTATCGGATCCACGCCGAGGTCGTCGGCCTCCTCCCGACCTCGGCGGCCGACCGCGCGCAGGAGATCCCGTGGCTCACCGGCGAGGCCCCGGCGCCGGCACCGGCCGTCCGGATCCCCGGGCCGCTCGTCGCCAATGCGCAGGCCGCGGCGGTGTCGGGGGTGCTCGCCGGCGTGCTGTCGGTGCTCGACGCGGTCGACGACGACCCGCCCTCCCAGCTCACGAGCGGCGGGATCGGCAAGCGCGAGGTGCAGGTCCGGGCCCGGGCCGCGCGCCTCGAGGTCCCGCACGCGACCTTCCTCCTCGAGCTCGCCGGCGCCGCCGATCTGCTCGGCGTCGGCGGATCGGACCTCGACCCCCAGTGGCTTCCCACCGCGGAGTACGACGCCTTCATGGAGCTCGACAGCGCGGAGGCCTACGGCAGGCTGCTGCGCACGTGGCTCACCGGCACCGTCGACACCACCCATGTGCTCGCCGGCCGCACCGGGCGCGGCGAGCGCGTCCACTCGCTCACCGCGGCCGCCGGGCGAGGCCGTCTCAATCCCTATGCCGGGTTCCCTTCCGCACTCCCCCAGCTCCCCTATCTCAAGCACCTCGTGCTGTCCGCGCTCCTCTCCGCGATCCCGGACGACGACCCGCAGCCGGCCGCGGCGGAGCCCGCGCACGACGACGGATCCCCCGCGGCGCACGCGGTCGCGTTCCCCGCGTTGCTCGCCCGTCTGCGCTGGGAGCGGCCGCTCGCCGCCGCGCTCTCCGAGGACACGCTCGCCCAGGTGCTCCGCGAGGCGCAGGCGCTCGGTCTCGTGTGCAGCCCGCTCGGCGATCCGCACGCCCACGGCCTCACCGCGTTCGGCCGGCTCACCGCCGCGGCGCTCGCCGCCGCGATGGAGCACGCGGCGGCACCGGCCGGGTACGAGCCGGGTCGGGTCGACCTCGGCACGGAGCTGCTGCCGCGCATCGCCGCCGCGCTGCCGGAGCCGCGGACGACGGTGCTCGTCCAGTCCGATCTCACCGCAGTGGCGGCGGGTCCCGTCGCGCCCCGGCTCCACGCCGAGCTCGACGACATCGCGACGGTCGAGGCGCGCGGCCAGGGCACCGTCTACCGCTTCACCTCCGAGTCGGTGGCGCGCGCCCTCCAGCGGGGCCGGTCCGCCGCCGACGTCCTCGCGTTCATCGAGCGGATCTCCTCGACCGGGGTCCCGCAGCCGCTGCGGTACCTCGTCGAGGAGGAGGCCGCCCGGCTCCGCCGCGTCCAGGTGGCGGCGGCGCGCGCGGTGCTCGTCGTCGACCGCCCCGACGATCTCGACCCGCTGCTCGCCGATCCGCTGCTCGCCGGTGCGGGACTCGAGCGCGTCGCTCCCACGGTGGCCGTGGCGGCCGTCTCCCGGGACCGGCTCGCCGCCCTCCTCGCCGCGGCGGGACAGCCGACCGTCACCCACGGCCGTGCTTCGACCACCCGGCAGCGCGCCTCCCGCCGCCGGGCTCCGACCGCCGTCACCCGGACCTCCCTGCGGGTCCCGGACGCCGAGCGCGCCGCTTTCATCGACGGCCTGCGCCGGTCCCGGTTCGCGGCGCCGGGAGCGGACGGCGGGACCGGGGACGACTCCCCGCTCGGGGTGCTCGACGTCCTGCGCGAGGCCCGCGCGGCCGGGCGCACCATCGACGTCGACGTCGTCGCGGCCGACGGGACCCGCCGGCGCCTCGCACTCACCCCGACGCAGATCACCGCGGGCCGGGTGCGCGGGATCCGGCGCGCGAGCGGCCGCGACACCGAGATCGCCCTCGCGGTGTCCCGGATCGCAGCTGCCACCCCGCACCCCGCGGAGCCGGCGGGCTCCGACGCCCCGGTCCGAGGTGCCGGATGA
- a CDS encoding DNA repair helicase XPB — translation MSGPLIVQSDRTILLEAAHPDAAEAAVAIAPFAQLARTPEHVHTYTITPLGLWNARASGHDAESVVDTLLEFAGHPVPHEVLLDIVDIMDRFGVLTLLASPVHGLVLESARPELLDELVDRPETAGILGSRIDASTVAVHPSERGELKHRLLRLGHPVADHAGYVDGEAHPIGLTADSAPGGAGPDRTPGGAGTAGTMEPAGTWHLRDYQQRAVDAFLTGESGVVVLPCGAGKTVVGAATMAAVGTTTLILVTNSVSARQWKAELLRRTSLTPDEIGEYSGTVKEIRPVTIATYQVLTTRRKGSYLHLELLDARDWGLVVYDEVHLLPAPVFRLTASLQARRRLGLTATLVREDGREEEVFSLIGPKQFETPWKEIERAGYIAQATCHEVRVRLDSGTRIAYARADGEDRYRLAACSDAKVPVVEDLVAAHPEAQVLVIGQYLDQLEELGAALGAPVLTGRMPVSERTRLFDAFRTGEIRVLVVSKVANFSVDLPEASVAIQVSGAFGSRQEEAQRLGRILRPKAHAEPATFYTVVAADTVDEHFAAHRRRFLTEQGYAYTIRSADDV, via the coding sequence ATGAGCGGCCCCCTCATCGTCCAGTCGGATCGGACGATCCTCCTCGAGGCCGCACACCCGGACGCCGCCGAGGCGGCCGTCGCGATTGCGCCCTTCGCCCAGCTCGCCCGCACGCCCGAGCACGTCCACACGTACACCATCACCCCGCTCGGACTGTGGAACGCGCGGGCCAGCGGGCACGACGCGGAATCCGTCGTCGACACCCTGCTCGAGTTCGCCGGCCACCCGGTGCCGCACGAGGTGCTCCTCGACATCGTCGACATCATGGACCGGTTCGGCGTCCTCACCCTCCTCGCCTCCCCGGTCCACGGGCTCGTCCTCGAGAGCGCCCGGCCCGAGCTCCTCGACGAGCTCGTCGACCGGCCGGAGACCGCGGGGATCCTCGGATCCCGGATCGACGCCTCGACGGTCGCCGTCCACCCCTCGGAGCGCGGCGAGCTCAAGCACCGGCTCCTCCGGCTCGGCCACCCGGTCGCCGACCACGCCGGCTACGTCGACGGCGAGGCGCATCCCATCGGCCTCACCGCGGACTCCGCACCCGGCGGCGCCGGTCCGGACCGCACACCCGGCGGCGCCGGCACGGCGGGGACGATGGAGCCGGCCGGGACCTGGCACCTGCGCGACTACCAGCAGCGCGCCGTCGACGCCTTCCTCACCGGGGAGTCCGGGGTCGTCGTGCTCCCCTGCGGGGCGGGCAAGACGGTCGTCGGCGCGGCGACCATGGCCGCGGTGGGGACGACGACCCTCATCCTCGTGACGAACTCGGTGTCGGCCCGGCAGTGGAAGGCCGAGCTGCTGCGCCGCACCTCGCTCACCCCCGACGAGATCGGTGAGTACTCCGGCACCGTCAAGGAGATCCGGCCGGTGACGATCGCGACGTACCAGGTGCTCACCACCCGGCGGAAGGGGTCGTATCTCCACCTCGAGCTCCTCGACGCCCGCGACTGGGGACTCGTCGTGTACGACGAGGTGCACCTGCTGCCCGCCCCGGTGTTCCGGCTCACCGCGAGCCTCCAGGCGCGGCGGCGCCTCGGGCTCACCGCCACCCTCGTCCGCGAGGACGGCCGGGAGGAGGAGGTGTTCTCGCTCATCGGGCCCAAGCAGTTCGAGACGCCGTGGAAGGAGATCGAGCGGGCCGGCTACATCGCCCAGGCGACCTGCCACGAGGTGCGGGTGCGGCTCGATTCGGGCACCCGGATTGCGTACGCCCGCGCCGACGGCGAGGACCGCTACCGGCTCGCCGCGTGCTCGGATGCGAAGGTGCCGGTGGTCGAGGACCTCGTCGCCGCCCACCCCGAGGCCCAGGTCCTCGTCATCGGCCAGTACCTCGATCAGCTCGAGGAGCTCGGGGCCGCGCTCGGGGCACCCGTGCTCACCGGGCGGATGCCGGTGAGCGAGCGCACGCGGCTGTTCGACGCCTTCCGCACCGGGGAGATCCGGGTGCTCGTCGTGTCCAAGGTCGCGAACTTCTCCGTCGACCTCCCCGAGGCCTCGGTGGCGATCCAGGTGTCGGGCGCCTTCGGGTCGCGGCAGGAGGAGGCGCAGCGGCTGGGCCGGATCCTGCGGCCCAAGGCGCATGCGGAGCCCGCGACGTTCTACACCGTGGTCGCAGCCGACACCGTGGACGAGCACTTCGCCGCCCACCGGCGCCGCTTCCTCACCGAACAGGGGTACGCATACACGATCCGCTCCGCCGACGACGTCTGA
- a CDS encoding DUF3027 domain-containing protein yields MSELFSRWKSGVESAPGSADAPAPASAEQAPAPEDRRTAPRRQARPAADALLLDAVDIAREAIAEAADPNHIGAHLGAVMEGQRLATHSFACTARAYRGWHWVAVLARAPRSKRITVCETALLPGEDALVAPRWLPWEDRLRPGDLGARDTLPKVDDDPNLEEGFEQVPLDEDDAVDQVPIFELGLGRRRVLSAHGISNAALRWQDSEAGPDGEYAKRASAQCSTCGYLMPMAGSLRTQFGVCANGWSPFDGRVVALDSGCGAHSETDVDRQTPDSAEPVIDDLADTVDVSDPADSAGTVSAGAAHPGS; encoded by the coding sequence ATGTCGGAACTCTTCTCCCGCTGGAAGTCCGGCGTGGAATCCGCGCCCGGATCCGCGGACGCCCCGGCGCCCGCGTCGGCTGAACAGGCCCCGGCTCCCGAGGATCGCCGGACCGCCCCGCGCCGCCAGGCACGGCCGGCGGCGGACGCCCTGCTCCTCGACGCCGTCGACATCGCCCGGGAGGCGATCGCCGAGGCCGCCGACCCGAATCACATCGGCGCGCACCTCGGCGCGGTGATGGAGGGCCAGCGGCTCGCCACCCACTCCTTCGCCTGCACCGCGCGGGCCTACCGCGGCTGGCACTGGGTCGCCGTTCTCGCCCGCGCCCCGCGCTCGAAGCGGATCACCGTGTGCGAGACCGCGCTGCTGCCCGGTGAGGACGCGCTCGTCGCACCGCGCTGGCTGCCGTGGGAGGACCGCCTGCGGCCCGGCGACCTCGGCGCGCGCGACACCCTGCCCAAGGTCGACGACGACCCGAACCTCGAAGAGGGCTTCGAGCAGGTTCCGCTCGACGAGGACGACGCCGTGGACCAGGTGCCGATCTTCGAGCTCGGACTCGGCCGGCGGCGCGTGCTGTCCGCCCACGGGATCTCGAATGCCGCGCTGCGCTGGCAGGACTCCGAGGCCGGTCCGGACGGGGAGTACGCCAAGCGCGCCTCCGCCCAGTGCTCGACGTGCGGGTACCTCATGCCCATGGCCGGGAGCCTGCGCACCCAGTTCGGCGTGTGCGCCAACGGCTGGTCGCCGTTCGACGGCCGGGTCGTCGCGCTCGATTCCGGCTGCGGCGCCCATTCGGAGACCGACGTCGACCGGCAGACGCCCGACTCGGCGGAGCCGGTGATCGACGACCTCGCCGACACGGTCGACGTCTCCGACCCCGCGGACTCCGCGGGCACGGTCTCCGCCGGGGCCGCGCACCCGGGGAGCTGA